From a single Hymenobacter sp. YIM 151500-1 genomic region:
- a CDS encoding 3-hydroxybutyryl-CoA dehydrogenase, with translation MLNVAVIGSGTMGNGIAHVFAQHGFPVSLIDINQPALDRGLATIGKNLDRQVAKGALSEADKTATLGRLTTFTSVAEGVRAADLVVEAATENVELKLNIFRELDQHAPAQAILASNTSSISITRIAAVTQRPDKVIGMHFMNPVPVMKLVEVIRGYATSDEVTQRIMDLSRELGKTPTEVNDYPGFVANRILMPMINEAIYSLYEGVAGVEEIDTVMKLGMAHPMGPLQLADFIGLDVCLAILRVLHEGLGNQKYAPCPLLVNMVTAGRLGVKSGEGFYSWNHGTKDLVLAERFRK, from the coding sequence ATGCTCAACGTCGCCGTTATTGGCTCGGGCACCATGGGCAATGGCATTGCCCACGTATTTGCCCAGCACGGTTTCCCCGTCTCCCTCATCGACATCAACCAGCCGGCCCTGGACCGGGGCCTGGCTACCATCGGCAAAAACCTGGACCGGCAGGTAGCCAAAGGCGCCCTCTCGGAAGCCGACAAAACTGCCACTCTGGGCCGCCTGACTACGTTTACCAGCGTGGCCGAGGGCGTGCGCGCCGCCGACCTGGTGGTAGAAGCCGCCACCGAAAACGTGGAGCTGAAGCTGAACATCTTCCGGGAGCTAGACCAGCACGCCCCGGCTCAGGCCATCCTGGCTTCCAACACCTCGTCTATTTCCATTACCCGCATTGCCGCCGTCACGCAGCGCCCCGACAAGGTGATTGGCATGCATTTCATGAACCCCGTGCCGGTGATGAAGCTGGTGGAGGTAATCCGCGGCTACGCCACTTCCGACGAGGTAACCCAGCGCATCATGGACCTGTCGCGGGAGCTGGGCAAGACGCCCACCGAGGTTAATGACTACCCCGGCTTCGTGGCCAACCGCATCCTTATGCCCATGATCAACGAGGCCATCTACAGCCTGTACGAAGGCGTGGCCGGCGTCGAAGAAATTGACACTGTAATGAAGCTGGGCATGGCCCACCCTATGGGCCCCCTGCAACTCGCCGACTTCATCGGCTTGGATGTGTGCCTGGCTATTCTGCGGGTGCTGCACGAGGGCCTCGGTAACCAGAAATATGCCCCCTGCCCCCTGCTGGTGAACATGGTAACGGCCGGCCGCCTGGGCGTAAAGTCCGGCGAAGGCTTCTACTCCTGGAACCACGGCACCAAAGACCTTGTGCTGGCCGAGCGGTTTCGGAAGTAG
- a CDS encoding lmo0937 family membrane protein, whose product MGNLLYIIAVILIIIWALGFFGVIGGLANNNLIHILLVIAIIAILLRVIRGGRVV is encoded by the coding sequence ATGGGAAATCTCCTGTATATCATCGCCGTCATCCTGATCATCATTTGGGCGCTCGGCTTCTTCGGCGTGATTGGCGGCCTGGCCAACAACAACCTGATTCACATCTTGCTGGTTATTGCCATCATTGCCATTCTGCTGCGCGTCATTCGGGGCGGACGGGTTGTCTAA